In the genome of bacterium, one region contains:
- a CDS encoding ferritin-like domain-containing protein has product MDKVKEELIKMLNRGLELEHAARIQYLAHAEMVRGINAEKIIERLKEIASDEGKHEEKFRTLIAGYLGGEPGMGMSKTQAARELPKILEINLQNEKEAVDFYNQIYKKIRENRENFKYEFSTLEHEVRHIIIDEEEHISELSLLLG; this is encoded by the coding sequence ATGGACAAGGTAAAAGAAGAATTAATTAAAATGCTTAACAGGGGGCTGGAGCTGGAACACGCGGCCAGGATCCAATACCTCGCGCACGCCGAGATGGTCCGTGGAATTAACGCTGAGAAGATTATTGAACGGCTTAAAGAGATTGCTTCTGATGAAGGCAAACACGAAGAGAAATTCAGGACACTTATAGCCGGTTATCTTGGAGGGGAGCCGGGCATGGGAATGTCAAAAACACAAGCGGCCAGGGAGCTACCGAAAATTCTTGAGATAAACCTTCAAAATGAAAAGGAGGCGGTTGATTTTTATAATCAGATTTATAAAAAGATCCGGGAAAACAGGGAAAATTTTAAATATGAATTTTCCACTTTAGAGCATGAAGTCAGGCATATTATCATTGACGAGGAAGAACATATTTCAGAGCTTTCTCTTCTTTTAGGATAA
- a CDS encoding Hsp20/alpha crystallin family protein — MANLVNWVPSRRISDLVDDMSLIRNFFAPSAEINYGLGSWMPPVDIEETLNEYIVKADVPGVKKDDIKISLENGTLTLSGERKEEKGDMVKNFLVREKDYGSFCRSFDLPYSVNMQDIKAVYADGVLTINIPKSEEAKPREIKIEVK; from the coding sequence ATGGCAAATTTAGTAAACTGGGTCCCCTCAAGAAGAATATCCGACTTAGTGGATGATATGAGTTTAATCAGGAATTTTTTTGCGCCTTCGGCGGAAATAAACTACGGCCTTGGGTCATGGATGCCGCCGGTTGATATTGAAGAAACTCTCAATGAGTATATTGTCAAAGCCGATGTCCCCGGGGTCAAAAAGGATGACATAAAAATCTCGCTGGAAAACGGCACTCTTACATTATCGGGTGAACGCAAAGAAGAAAAAGGGGATATGGTAAAGAATTTTCTGGTAAGAGAGAAAGATTACGGGTCTTTTTGCCGGAGTTTTGACCTGCCGTATTCGGTTAACATGCAGGACATAAAGGCTGTTTACGCGGACGGTGTTTTGACCATTAATATTCCAAAATCAGAAGAAGCAAAACCGAGGGAAATAAAGATTGAAGTTAAATGA
- a CDS encoding Hsp20/alpha crystallin family protein, translated as MANLIKWKQGRDIFDLRSDMRNLFSDFFMTKKGKEIGLASWIPLVDIEESKDEFTIKADIPGVKKDDIKISLQNHTLILSGERKEEKEEKKKDYVMKEMGYGSFYRSFDLPYSVNPKDIKASYNNGILMVNIPKREEAKGKEIKVEVK; from the coding sequence ATGGCAAACTTAATTAAATGGAAACAGGGAAGAGATATATTTGATTTGAGGAGTGATATGAGGAATTTATTCAGTGATTTTTTTATGACAAAAAAAGGGAAGGAAATCGGTTTGGCGTCATGGATACCGCTGGTTGATATTGAAGAATCAAAAGACGAATTCACGATAAAAGCCGATATCCCGGGCGTGAAAAAAGACGACATAAAAATTTCCCTGCAGAACCACACGCTTATCCTGTCCGGGGAGCGAAAAGAGGAAAAAGAAGAGAAGAAGAAAGATTATGTGATGAAGGAAATGGGTTACGGGTCGTTTTACCGGAGTTTTGATCTGCCCTACTCCGTTAATCCAAAGGACATAAAGGCTTCTTATAATAACGGTATTTTGATGGTCAATATTCCTAAACGCGAAGAAGCGAAAGGAAAAGAGATAAAAGTAGAGGTCAAGTAA
- a CDS encoding response regulator, whose protein sequence is MQKKVMIIDDDKGFLDEASETLILAGYDVVVVNDAETAADMVGRAKPDVILLDIRMPGRSGYEVASEITSLAGHNNAIIGMTGFYRDKDLMLMNICGIGKCLRKPLFPLNMIYHIEAAIK, encoded by the coding sequence ATGCAGAAAAAGGTGATGATTATAGACGATGACAAGGGGTTTTTGGATGAAGCGAGTGAAACTTTGATTTTGGCGGGATATGATGTTGTTGTTGTTAATGACGCGGAAACGGCCGCTGATATGGTGGGCAGGGCGAAACCGGATGTGATTTTACTCGACATCAGGATGCCGGGAAGGAGCGGGTATGAAGTGGCAAGCGAGATAACAAGTCTGGCGGGGCACAATAATGCTATTATCGGCATGACAGGGTTTTACAGGGACAAGGATTTGATGCTCATGAATATCTGCGGTATAGGAAAATGTCTCAGGAAGCCGCTTTTTCCTTTAAATATGATTTATCATATCGAAGCGGCGATAAAATAG